A genomic window from Candidatus Bathyarchaeia archaeon includes:
- a CDS encoding DUF362 domain-containing protein, with product MVTEVSIAKGEDIVARTREAINLLDGVRKAVGKGDRVFIKPNIVDGAPFITGEVVQLETIRVLVEECFCAGASEVLIGETPTYRKQTETILQYKKLADELGAKFLELNEYPFVEVNVENPRFFKRVRLSKPFLESDVFINVPTLKTHASCGITVAIKNMYGLIPPEDRVLYHALNRVEEAIIDLYKVKKADLIVVDGTYTTFHLGPRPLEDFKETFRLNLTLAGFDPVAIDAVSAKILGINPSSLRYLKWAEEDGLGTRDMNQIRIIGVPLEEAYFGKAAGTADFINSRMNELKVMNFNACTGCLQTAVHVLFTLRSFRHIVGEKRKIICVIGPEAKANSIVKGSGDIKETILLCGYCAAPTFYNELKGIFIPGCPPQPEDVQRTLKELLSRET from the coding sequence AAGGGTGATAGGGTTTTTATAAAGCCAAATATTGTGGATGGGGCACCCTTTATAACAGGCGAAGTTGTTCAGCTTGAAACTATTAGGGTTTTGGTTGAAGAATGTTTTTGCGCCGGCGCATCGGAAGTTCTCATCGGTGAAACCCCCACTTACAGAAAGCAAACAGAAACTATTCTTCAGTATAAAAAGCTCGCGGATGAGCTGGGCGCAAAGTTCCTAGAGCTAAATGAGTACCCTTTTGTGGAAGTGAATGTTGAGAATCCAAGGTTCTTTAAGAGAGTTAGGCTCTCCAAGCCGTTTCTAGAGTCCGATGTCTTCATTAACGTGCCAACTTTAAAGACACATGCTTCCTGCGGGATAACGGTAGCCATAAAAAACATGTATGGTTTAATTCCGCCTGAAGATAGGGTTCTGTACCATGCTTTAAACAGGGTTGAGGAGGCTATCATCGATCTATATAAGGTTAAGAAGGCGGATCTAATAGTTGTCGATGGCACGTACACGACATTTCATTTGGGGCCTAGGCCCCTAGAGGACTTTAAGGAGACTTTTAGGCTTAACCTAACCCTTGCAGGCTTCGACCCAGTGGCAATAGACGCTGTTTCAGCAAAGATTCTTGGAATTAATCCATCTTCCCTAAGATATCTTAAGTGGGCTGAGGAAGACGGTTTAGGTACAAGAGACATGAATCAAATAAGGATTATTGGAGTCCCATTGGAGGAAGCCTACTTCGGTAAGGCTGCAGGCACAGCGGACTTCATCAACAGTAGGATGAATGAGCTTAAAGTCATGAATTTTAATGCCTGTACGGGTTGCCTTCAGACAGCCGTGCATGTCCTGTTCACGCTGAGAAGTTTCCGTCACATTGTAGGCGAGAAACGTAAAATTATTTGTGTAATAGGACCTGAAGCGAAGGCTAATTCCATAGTGAAGGGATCAGGGGATATAAAAGAAACGATTCTCTTGTGCGGTTACTGCGCGGCCCCCACATTTTACAATGAATTAAAGGGTATATTTATTCCAGGATGCCCGCCTCAACCAGAGGATGTTCAGCGTACCCTAAAAGAACTGTTAAGCCGAGAGACTTAA
- a CDS encoding amidohydrolase family protein: protein MRIIDAHVHPPADGDLKKFAESCEKAGIIKSFLCGLPSGFGNMGNDIVERALKEYPDLIVGFGYVDLGRDAVEIVDDLYAKGFSGLKFIGPPKPYDVDEYFPYYERAERYGMLMLFHTGIVARTAADKFRRVSSRNMRPVYLETIARSFPELRIIGAHLGHPWCEEASVVSLHNPNIFFDISGGHTFYIALTLRSRLFFDVKPSKLLFGSDAQPKDFLRYVHFWLTVLPQLGLSSEQIEEIFYRNAENLIKKSCR, encoded by the coding sequence ATGAGGATTATAGACGCGCATGTGCATCCTCCAGCCGATGGTGACCTAAAGAAGTTTGCTGAGAGCTGCGAGAAAGCCGGCATTATAAAAAGTTTTCTTTGCGGGCTTCCAAGCGGATTCGGGAATATGGGTAACGATATCGTTGAGAGGGCGTTAAAGGAATATCCGGATCTAATCGTTGGGTTTGGATACGTTGACTTAGGGAGAGATGCGGTTGAAATAGTGGATGATCTTTATGCAAAAGGGTTTTCTGGCCTTAAATTTATTGGTCCGCCTAAACCCTATGATGTTGATGAGTATTTCCCCTATTATGAGCGGGCGGAGCGATATGGGATGCTGATGCTTTTCCATACAGGTATCGTAGCTAGAACAGCTGCAGACAAGTTCAGGAGAGTCTCGTCCAGAAACATGCGTCCAGTATATCTGGAAACCATAGCGAGAAGCTTTCCAGAGCTCAGGATAATTGGAGCGCATTTGGGGCATCCATGGTGCGAGGAAGCATCGGTAGTATCCCTTCATAATCCAAATATATTCTTCGATATTTCGGGAGGACACACGTTTTACATAGCATTAACCCTCAGAAGCCGCTTATTCTTTGACGTTAAACCCTCTAAGCTGCTTTTTGGTTCAGACGCCCAGCCTAAAGATTTCTTGAGATACGTGCACTTCTGGCTTACTGTGCTTCCACAGTTAGGTCTCTCTAGCGAGCAGATTGAAGAAATATTTTACAGAAATGCTGAAAATCTCATCAAGAAGAGCTGCCGCTGA